A stretch of the Lolium perenne isolate Kyuss_39 chromosome 3, Kyuss_2.0, whole genome shotgun sequence genome encodes the following:
- the LOC127340877 gene encoding uncharacterized protein — protein sequence MSDWGPVVIAVVLFVLLSPGLLLQLPGKHHIVEFGNMHTSAMAILVHAIIYFALIALFVIVIGVHITTG from the coding sequence ATGTCGGACTGGGGTCCGGTGGTGATCGCGGTGGTGCTGTTCGTGCTGCTCTCGCCGGGGCTGCTGCTGCAGCTGCCGGGGAAGCACCACATCGTGGAGTTCGGCAACATGCACACCAGCGCCATGGCCATCCTTGTCCACGCCATCATCTACTTCGCGCTCATCGCCCTCTTCGTCATCGTCATCGGAGTACACATCACCACTGGCTAG
- the LOC127340876 gene encoding uncharacterized protein: MSSTLSLRTMRPAAGLGLRHGLPPCHALSPQSRRPRAVATVRCGAFQRDHYGGALVDEGMTVLRRKIREARMAETNYEAPPGWASWEKRYYPAYVSDVSALAGTLQLMLMGTRPGVAVAVAALVLGGVPVSAAVALHLLGQAAGTVLQHVS; encoded by the coding sequence ATGTCGTCTACCCTCTCACTTCGAACGATGCGGCCGGCCGCCGGGCTTGGACTCCGTCACGGATTGCCGCCGTGCCACGCCCTGTCGCCGCAATCGAGAAGGCCGCGGGCCGTGGCGACGGTGAGATGCGGCGCCTTCCAGCGGGACCACTACGGCGGAGCGCTGGTGGACGAGGGCATGACGGTGCTGCGGCGAAAGATCCGGGAGGCGCGGATGGCGGAGACCAACTACGAGGCGCCGCCGGGGTGGGCATCGTGGGAGAAGCGCTACTACCCGGCGTACGTCTCCGACGTGTCCGCGCTCGCCGGCACGCTGCAGCTGATGCTCATGGGCACCAGGCCCGGCGTCGCCGTGGCCGTGGCCGCGCTGGtgctcggcggcgtgccggtctctGCCGCAGTCGCCCTGCACCTCCTCGGGCAGGCGGCGGGAACCGTTCTGCAGCACGTTTCTTGA
- the LOC127338078 gene encoding uncharacterized protein: MSSALSLPMMRPAAGLGFQQHGTAPSNGRVLQPRKLPAVATTSVRCGAFRRNNYGGALADEGMTVLRRRIREARMAETNYEAPAGWAAWEKRYYRTYVSDVSALAGALQLMAMGTRPGVAVAVAALVLGGVPVSAAVALHLLGQVAGAVLQHS; this comes from the coding sequence ATGTCGTCTGCCCTCTCACTTCCAATGATGCGGCCAGCGGCCGGACTTGGTTTCCAGCAACACGGGACAGCGCCGAGCAACGGCCGGGTGCTGCAGCCCAGGAAGCTGCCGGCGGTGGCGACGACGTCGGTGCGCTGCGGTGCATTCCGGAGGAACAACTACGGAGGCGCGCTGGCAGACGAGGGCATGACGGTGCTGCGGCGGAGGATCCGGGAAGCGAGGATGGCGGAGACCAACTATGAGGCGCCAGCCGGGTGGGCAGCCTGGGAGAAGCGCTACTACCGGACCTACGTCTCCGACGTGTCCGCCCTCGCCGGCGCGCTGCAGCTGATGGCGATGGGCACCAGGCCCGGCGTCGCTGTTGCCGTGGCCGCGCTAGTGCTCGGCGGCGTGCCTGTCTCCGCCGCCGTTGCCCTGCACCTCCTCGGGCAGGTCGCGGGAGCCGTTCTGCAGCATTCTTGA